The following coding sequences are from one Beggiatoa alba B18LD window:
- a CDS encoding sigma-54-dependent transcriptional regulator — protein sequence MSDTPITPTEEEVRPLRILLVDDDTFILALMSAWLEDAGYEVATVESGEKAVLELPNFRPHLVITDLRMDGMDGIALLKQIQDYNSVLPVIMLSGSAQISDAVRATHQGVFEFLTKPVDPEDLMRCVQSALTHVGTANKDEAAEFAPEIIHRSAIMSNMLKQAQRVAKTRSNIFIGGATGTGKELLARAIHRASPRKEQVFLAINCGALSEQLLESELFGHEKGAFTGAVRKNLGLFQAANGGTLFLDEIGDMPATLQVKLLRTLQDGQVKSVGAVNSVTVDVRIISATHHDLEAAVRRGEFREDLFYRLNVIPLYLPPLSQRREDISLLVDHFLNKQAQRESLEQTPRFSPDAMEYIINLTWPGNVRQLQNVIELCSVLSASPMIPLSLVKQALRDTENKFQTLTQARKEFDKNYLQRVMNMVAGDIHQAAHVAGCDPNEFRELLRDHAIDPLRYMKNLEEEKENAKKGENIHLQ from the coding sequence ATGTCAGATACACCCATAACCCCTACAGAAGAAGAAGTACGTCCGCTACGTATCTTACTGGTTGATGACGACACCTTTATTCTTGCACTGATGTCTGCATGGCTTGAAGATGCAGGATACGAAGTTGCAACCGTAGAAAGCGGCGAAAAAGCCGTGTTAGAACTTCCCAATTTCCGTCCGCACCTTGTCATCACCGACTTACGCATGGATGGCATGGATGGCATAGCACTCCTTAAACAAATTCAAGATTACAACAGCGTGCTACCCGTCATCATGCTCAGTGGTAGTGCGCAAATCTCTGATGCAGTACGAGCGACACATCAAGGCGTTTTTGAATTTCTCACTAAACCCGTTGACCCTGAAGACCTCATGCGCTGTGTACAATCAGCTCTCACGCATGTAGGTACAGCCAACAAAGATGAAGCTGCCGAATTTGCCCCCGAAATTATTCACCGCAGTGCCATCATGTCCAACATGCTCAAACAAGCACAGCGTGTGGCAAAAACCCGCAGTAACATCTTCATTGGAGGCGCGACGGGAACAGGTAAAGAACTGCTTGCCCGCGCCATTCACCGTGCAAGCCCCCGCAAAGAACAAGTATTTTTAGCCATCAACTGTGGCGCGCTCTCAGAACAACTCCTAGAATCCGAACTATTCGGACACGAAAAAGGCGCATTCACAGGCGCAGTACGCAAAAACTTAGGACTCTTCCAAGCAGCAAACGGCGGTACACTTTTCTTAGACGAAATCGGCGATATGCCCGCAACACTACAAGTTAAACTCCTGCGGACCTTACAAGATGGACAAGTTAAATCCGTCGGTGCGGTCAATAGCGTTACTGTGGACGTGCGCATTATTTCCGCCACCCATCACGACCTAGAAGCTGCCGTCCGCCGTGGAGAATTCCGTGAAGACCTCTTTTATCGACTCAATGTTATTCCACTCTATCTCCCGCCCCTCTCACAACGGCGCGAAGATATATCACTGCTTGTCGACCACTTCTTAAACAAACAAGCCCAACGCGAATCCCTAGAACAAACCCCGCGTTTTTCACCAGATGCAATGGAATACATCATCAATCTGACTTGGCCGGGAAATGTGCGCCAATTACAAAATGTAATTGAATTATGTAGCGTTCTTTCTGCCTCGCCGATGATTCCATTATCACTCGTAAAACAAGCCTTACGCGATACTGAAAATAAATTTCAAACGCTTACACAAGCCCGTAAAGAATTTGATAAAAATTATCTACAACGTGTAATGAACATGGTCGCAGGAGACATACACCAAGCCGCCCATGTTGCAGGTTGTGACCCCAATGAATTTAGAGAACTATTGCGTGACCATGCTATAGACCCTTTACGTTATATGAAAAATTTAGAAGAAGAGAAAGAAAACGCGAAGAAGGGGGAAAATATTCATTTGCAATAA
- a CDS encoding GNAT family N-acetyltransferase, with the protein MNTNNTIVRDVDDKQKCYVTITTNKAEVRQAQALRYQVFSEEMGATLNTSLSGYDIDAFDDYCQHVLVRESITHQVVGCTRILTNEQAKLAGGFYSESEFDLSRVLRLEGRFMEIGRTCVHPEYRTGGVITLLWSGIARFMVEEGFDYLMGCASIPMPTDDHHSLFDHFRERYFSNDQLRVTPKIPLRKTVEEDTFNLDTPSLLKAYLRLGAQICGEPYWDADFKVADVFILLDLDNLQDRYMKHFVNRATRPTHNTLHTVAA; encoded by the coding sequence ATGAATACAAACAACACGATTGTACGCGACGTTGATGACAAGCAAAAATGCTACGTCACAATTACCACGAATAAAGCTGAAGTGAGACAAGCGCAAGCCCTACGCTATCAAGTCTTTTCCGAAGAAATGGGCGCAACACTCAATACCAGTTTATCAGGCTATGATATTGATGCTTTTGACGATTATTGTCAGCATGTTTTAGTCCGTGAATCGATAACTCATCAAGTTGTTGGTTGTACTCGTATTTTAACCAATGAGCAAGCCAAACTGGCGGGCGGGTTCTACTCCGAATCAGAATTTGATTTATCCCGCGTCTTACGCCTAGAAGGGCGGTTTATGGAAATTGGACGTACCTGCGTACATCCTGAATATCGGACAGGTGGCGTAATTACTCTATTATGGTCGGGGATTGCCCGTTTTATGGTGGAAGAGGGTTTTGACTACTTAATGGGATGTGCCAGTATTCCCATGCCAACCGACGACCACCATAGCTTATTTGACCACTTCCGCGAACGTTATTTTAGCAATGATCAATTGCGCGTTACCCCTAAAATTCCCCTGCGGAAAACGGTAGAAGAAGATACCTTTAATTTAGACACCCCTTCTTTACTCAAAGCCTATTTACGCTTAGGGGCGCAAATTTGTGGCGAACCTTATTGGGATGCTGATTTTAAAGTTGCAGATGTCTTTATCCTGCTTGATTTAGATAACTTACAAGACCGCTACATGAAGCACTTTGTCAACCGTGCTACACGCCCAACACATAACACATTACACACTGTTGCCGCGTAG
- a CDS encoding Rpn family recombination-promoting nuclease/putative transposase — MQTLHDRGYKRLFSNKTFFRQLLQSFVPEPWVKDIDFESAERIDKSFVSEHYKETESDLIYKVKFKEQEAYIYVLLEFQSSVVWFMALRVLHYLCSFWLDYAETRPKVKKLPPIFPIVLYNGEEKWTKPTRLRDILEEPDLLKGYTPDFRFFKIAENEYSQEQLLQIKNLVSTLFLAETYPNDIELLIAQVLNLFETEQQEGVSLLANWFAQLMIHGRRSVEDYQSLEQVYQDKYEVKAMLDNAIQQIRQQERATGFEEGIFKGRAQGLEEGIFKGRAEGISKGKTEALITLLEARFMPLTVEEKERLFQLTDEKITALLIQFYKIDSISEFWQGIETH, encoded by the coding sequence ATGCAGACTCTCCATGACCGAGGCTATAAAAGGCTATTCTCCAATAAAACCTTTTTCCGCCAACTCCTACAATCTTTCGTCCCTGAACCATGGGTTAAAGATATCGATTTCGAATCTGCTGAGCGTATCGATAAATCTTTCGTCTCTGAACACTACAAGGAAACTGAAAGCGATTTAATTTATAAAGTTAAATTTAAAGAACAAGAAGCCTATATTTATGTCTTGCTAGAATTTCAATCTTCCGTTGTATGGTTCATGGCATTACGGGTTCTACACTATCTCTGTAGTTTCTGGTTAGACTACGCAGAAACTCGTCCTAAAGTGAAAAAACTCCCACCGATTTTTCCTATCGTTTTATATAACGGCGAAGAAAAATGGACGAAGCCCACGCGATTACGCGATATTTTAGAAGAACCTGACTTATTAAAAGGCTATACCCCTGACTTTCGCTTTTTCAAAATTGCTGAAAATGAATACAGTCAAGAACAACTGTTACAAATTAAAAATCTGGTTTCAACGCTATTCCTCGCAGAAACCTACCCCAACGATATAGAACTACTCATTGCACAAGTACTAAACTTATTTGAGACTGAGCAACAAGAAGGGGTTTCACTCTTAGCCAACTGGTTTGCGCAGTTAATGATACACGGACGACGCTCTGTAGAAGACTATCAAAGTTTGGAGCAGGTCTATCAAGATAAATACGAGGTAAAAGCCATGCTAGACAATGCGATTCAACAGATACGGCAACAAGAAAGGGCTACAGGATTTGAAGAAGGCATTTTTAAAGGGAGAGCACAAGGACTCGAAGAGGGGATTTTCAAGGGCAGAGCCGAAGGCATTTCTAAGGGCAAAACAGAAGCCCTAATTACCCTATTAGAAGCTCGCTTTATGCCTTTAACAGTAGAAGAAAAAGAACGCCTGTTTCAATTAACGGATGAAAAGATAACCGCTTTATTAATCCAATTCTATAAAATCGATAGTATAAGTGAGTTTTGGCAGGGTATTGAGACACATTAG
- a CDS encoding CbbQ/NirQ/NorQ/GpvN family protein has protein sequence MNAARTFKPEEYYVEQEPYYEAIGNEVELFEAAYRNQLPVLLKGPTGCGKTRFIEYMAWRLKRPLITVSCHDDLTASDLVGRFLIHGGNTVWVDGALARAVRHGAICYLDEIVEARKDTTVVIHPLADDRRVLPMDKLGELLLCPPEFCLAISYNPGYQSVLKELKQSTRQRFVALEFDYPSAEVERKILITETGINSAMADKLVKFAQMTRNLKGNGLDEGASTRLLVHCATLIVAGIAPLVACRSAITQTLTDDPEMLKAVGELSSALF, from the coding sequence ATGAACGCAGCGCGGACTTTTAAACCAGAAGAATACTACGTCGAACAAGAACCCTATTACGAAGCAATAGGCAATGAGGTAGAACTGTTCGAAGCTGCCTACCGCAATCAACTCCCTGTCTTGCTCAAAGGGCCAACGGGTTGCGGTAAAACCCGTTTTATCGAATACATGGCATGGAGACTTAAACGCCCATTAATTACTGTCTCCTGTCATGACGACCTCACCGCCTCTGACCTTGTGGGGCGTTTTCTCATTCATGGCGGGAATACGGTTTGGGTTGATGGCGCGTTAGCCCGTGCAGTGCGTCACGGCGCGATATGCTACCTAGATGAAATTGTCGAAGCGCGGAAAGATACAACCGTTGTGATACACCCACTTGCAGATGATAGGCGTGTTTTGCCGATGGATAAATTAGGCGAATTACTTTTATGTCCGCCCGAATTTTGCCTTGCGATTTCTTATAATCCTGGTTATCAAAGTGTTTTAAAAGAATTAAAACAAAGTACTCGACAACGTTTTGTCGCGCTAGAGTTTGATTATCCGAGTGCGGAAGTTGAGCGTAAAATTTTAATCACCGAAACGGGGATAAACTCAGCTATGGCGGATAAATTAGTAAAATTCGCTCAAATGACCCGCAATTTAAAAGGCAATGGCTTAGACGAAGGCGCGAGCACGCGCTTATTAGTCCATTGCGCTACGCTCATTGTTGCGGGCATTGCGCCCCTTGTTGCTTGCCGTAGTGCGATTACTCAAACCTTAACCGATGACCCCGAAATGTTAAAAGCGGTGGGAGAGTTAAGCAGTGCATTGTTTTAA
- a CDS encoding Rpn family recombination-promoting nuclease/putative transposase, giving the protein MQTLHDRGYKRLFSNKTFFRQLLQSFVPEPWVKDIDFESAERIDKSFVSEHYKETESDLIYKVKFKEQEAYIYVLLEFQSSVVWFMALRVLHYLCSFWLDYAETRPKVKKLPPIFPIVLYNGEEKWTKPTRLRDILEEPDLLKGYTPDFRFFKIAENEYSQEQLLQIKNPVSTLFLAETYPNDIELLIAQVLNLFETEQQEGVSLLANWFAQLMIHGRRSAEDYQSLEQVYQDKYEVKAMLDNAIQQIRQQERATGFEEGIFKGRAQGLEEGIFKGRAEGKAEALITLLEARFMPLTVEEKERLFQLSDGKLMALLVKFYNIENISAFWREIETH; this is encoded by the coding sequence ATGCAAACGCTTCATGACCGAGGCTATAAAAGGCTATTCTCCAATAAAACCTTTTTCCGCCAACTCCTACAATCTTTCGTCCCTGAACCATGGGTGAAAGATATCGATTTCGAATCTGCTGAGCGTATCGATAAATCTTTCGTCTCTGAACATTACAAAGAAACGGAAAGCGATTTAATTTATAAAGTTAAATTTAAAGAGCAAGAAGCCTATATTTATGTTTTACTAGAATTTCAATCATCCGTTGTATGGTTCATGGCGTTGCGCGTTCTGCACTATCTCTGTAGTTTCTGGTTAGACTACGCAGAAACTCGTCCTAAAGTGAAAAAACTCCCACCGATTTTTCCTATCGTTTTATATAACGGCGAAGAAAAATGGACGAAGCCCACCCGATTACGCGATATTTTAGAAGAACCTGACTTATTAAAAGGCTATACCCCTGATTTCCGCTTTTTCAAAATCGCTGAAAATGAATACAGTCAAGAACAACTACTACAAATCAAAAATCCGGTTTCAACGCTATTCCTCGCAGAAACCTACCCCAACGATATAGAACTACTCATTGCACAAGTACTAAACTTATTTGAAACCGAGCAACAAGAAGGAGTTTCACTCTTAGCCAACTGGTTTGCGCAGTTAATGATACACGGACGACGTTCAGCAGAAGACTATCAAAGTTTAGAGCAGGTCTATCAAGATAAATACGAGGTAAAAGCCATGTTAGACAATGCCATTCAACAGATACGGCAACAAGAAAGGGCTACAGGATTTGAAGAAGGCATTTTTAAGGGGAGAGCACAAGGACTCGAAGAGGGTATTTTCAAGGGCAGAGCCGAAGGCAAAGCGGAAGCCCTAATTACCTTATTAGAAGCTCGCTTTATGCCTTTAACAGTAGAAGAAAAAGAACGGCTGTTTCAACTCAGTGATGGGAAATTAATGGCGTTACTGGTCAAATTCTACAATATTGAGAATATCAGCGCATTTTGGCGAGAAATTGAAACTCATTAG
- a CDS encoding glutamine amidotransferase — MKKLFLIKTGKTFPTLIKRRGDFDQWFTQQLPFDETQQELIDVFDGEPLPDTLDEVAGVLVTGSPAMVTDRERWSELTAKWLTNVHQAQIPLLGVCYGHQLIAHALGGKVANNPNGFEIGVVTVNLTDACQDDVLLNTLPSPLSVHAMHRQIVITPPEHAVILASNAHTACQAYRVGNTTWGVQFHPEFDADIMQTYLNERETVFIKEGLDVATARQQVIDTPDAQSILQRFATLVSARL, encoded by the coding sequence ATGAAAAAACTATTTCTCATAAAAACGGGCAAGACCTTCCCCACCTTAATAAAACGACGTGGCGATTTTGACCAATGGTTTACGCAACAATTGCCTTTTGATGAGACACAACAAGAACTGATAGACGTTTTTGACGGTGAGCCGTTACCTGATACTTTAGATGAAGTCGCAGGCGTTTTAGTCACAGGCTCGCCCGCGATGGTCACAGACCGCGAACGCTGGAGCGAATTAACCGCGAAATGGCTAACAAATGTTCATCAAGCACAAATCCCTTTACTTGGCGTTTGTTATGGACATCAATTAATTGCCCACGCGCTGGGCGGGAAAGTGGCAAATAATCCCAATGGGTTTGAAATTGGCGTTGTCACCGTGAATTTAACGGATGCGTGTCAAGATGATGTATTGCTGAATACCTTGCCAAGCCCTTTATCAGTTCATGCGATGCACCGTCAAATAGTGATAACACCACCTGAACATGCGGTGATACTTGCCAGCAACGCCCACACAGCCTGCCAAGCCTATCGCGTCGGTAATACAACATGGGGTGTACAATTTCATCCCGAATTTGACGCAGATATCATGCAAACCTATTTAAATGAACGCGAAACCGTGTTTATTAAAGAGGGTTTAGATGTCGCAACAGCGCGACAACAAGTTATCGACACCCCTGATGCACAAAGTATTTTGCAACGATTTGCAACTCTTGTCAGTGCACGTTTATAA
- a CDS encoding DedA family protein, which produces MDLEQLIINYGYLAIFIGTFLEGETIVVLGGIAAHMGLLDLPLVAATAFMGSFMGDQLFFQIGRIGGKRLLATRPVWQERIEYIDELLHRYRFWLILTFRFYYGLRNIIPFALGTMSVPFKQFFILNFVGAIIWAIILSCLGYLFGQAFEAFLDKYQLPAIIIIVLILAFILFMVKRRTKKKIIHKIEEHHHHIHPDAPNPEHPHSDNINTINHSNNTNH; this is translated from the coding sequence TTGGATTTAGAACAACTTATTATTAATTATGGTTATCTTGCTATCTTTATTGGTACTTTTTTAGAAGGCGAAACAATCGTTGTATTAGGTGGCATTGCGGCACATATGGGATTACTTGACCTCCCGCTGGTTGCAGCTACTGCTTTCATGGGTTCATTTATGGGCGACCAATTATTTTTCCAAATTGGACGCATTGGCGGAAAACGCCTACTGGCAACCCGCCCCGTCTGGCAGGAACGCATTGAATATATTGATGAACTACTGCACCGTTACCGCTTCTGGCTCATCCTGACTTTCCGCTTTTACTACGGGCTACGCAATATCATCCCCTTTGCCCTTGGTACAATGAGCGTCCCCTTTAAACAATTCTTTATCCTCAACTTTGTCGGTGCGATTATCTGGGCAATTATCCTGAGCTGTTTAGGCTATTTATTCGGACAAGCCTTTGAAGCCTTTCTTGATAAATATCAGCTTCCTGCGATTATCATTATTGTACTTATTCTTGCCTTCATCCTTTTCATGGTCAAACGACGCACGAAAAAGAAAATTATTCATAAGATTGAAGAACATCATCACCATATACACCCAGATGCTCCAAACCCAGAGCATCCCCACTCAGACAACATCAACACGATAAATCATTCAAATAACACAAACCATTGA